CCAAGCTCACTAAGAAACAATCCGACTACCTGAGCATCCCGGTCGAAGGCCCGTACAAGCCGGAAATCTATCGGTATTAGGCCTGCGAGGTCCGCATGAAATTAAAAGTCGTCATCGAGCACGGCGAGGACGGAGGCTTCGTAGCGCATGTCCCTGCGCTACGAGGCTGCTGGTCTCAAGGAACGACCCGGTCGGAGACCGTCGAGAACATCCGCGAAGCGATCGCGGCATGGCTGGAAGCAGAGCAAGACAAGGCCGACGCCACCGGCGAGAACGTCGATGTGGAATTGATCTCCATCTAATGTCGGCTGGGGGATCGCGTGCCGAAGCTGACAGTCGTTAGCGGCCGTGAAGCTCGGCGAGCGTTTGAGCACGCCGGAGGGATCTTCAATCGCCAAAGTGCGAGCCACATGATCCTGTCGAAGCCGGGCATCCATTTCAATCTTTCGATTCCCGATCACAAGACGCTCGATCGTGGT
This window of the Planctomycetia bacterium genome carries:
- a CDS encoding type II toxin-antitoxin system HicB family antitoxin, coding for MKLKVVIEHGEDGGFVAHVPALRGCWSQGTTRSETVENIREAIAAWLEAEQDKADATGENVDVELISI
- a CDS encoding type II toxin-antitoxin system HicA family toxin, whose translation is MPKLTVVSGREARRAFEHAGGIFNRQSASHMILSKPGIHFNLSIPDHKTLDRGLLRGLIRDADLTVERFLELL